In Borrelia duttonii Ly, one DNA window encodes the following:
- a CDS encoding DUF1463 family protein, whose protein sequence is MNQVYSLTKIFFSIKDKQIQSGKLELTSEPTTRAVSSTEDMGLPVVSFRDPKTITFIFNVEVTIGSYDYKQLTDMSQNQFYNVEESTHEKLLKLVFNDFENIHIVSNHVKLELLIAK, encoded by the coding sequence ATGAATCAGGTTTACAGCTTAACGAAAATATTTTTCTCAATCAAAGATAAGCAAATTCAAAGTGGGAAATTAGAACTTACTAGTGAACCTACAACAAGAGCTGTATCTAGTACTGAAGATATGGGACTTCCGGTAGTTAGTTTTAGAGACCCTAAAACTATTACTTTCATATTCAATGTTGAAGTAACTATTGGATCTTACGATTATAAGCAACTAACAGATATGTCTCAAAATCAATTTTACAATGTAGAAGAAAGTACGCACGAAAAACTGCTAAAACTTGTATTCAATGACTTTGAAAACATTCATATTGTATCTAATCATGTGAAATTAGAGCTATTAATTGCAAAGTAA
- a CDS encoding DUF1473 family protein — translation MIQLYKMNILTKKETHTFDVKVLPVYQWDSILGFSQNYGIDKLNNIDYLRTITNIMIKPDFLDKFYFILDDNRKYISYYKDYLVAILYSIQFDTFTLEEDFKKPSLVYLSHYLNTDGGFVKFDYINDSWNYEQVIQNIDSQETEF, via the coding sequence ATGATTCAACTTTACAAAATGAATATTTTAACTAAAAAAGAAACACACACATTCGATGTAAAAGTATTACCTGTGTATCAATGGGATTCTATATTAGGTTTTTCACAAAATTATGGTATTGACAAACTCAATAATATTGATTATCTCAGGACAATAACAAACATTATGATCAAACCCGACTTTTTAGACAAATTTTACTTCATTTTAGATGATAATAGAAAATATATTTCTTACTACAAGGATTATCTTGTAGCAATACTGTATTCAATTCAATTCGATACATTTACCTTAGAAGAAGACTTCAAAAAACCAAGTCTTGTTTACTTAAGTCATTATCTCAATACTGATGGTGGATTTGTAAAATTTGACTATATTAACGATAGTTGGAATTATGAACAAGTAATACAAAATATCGATTCACAAGAAACAGAATTTTAA
- a CDS encoding DUF1322 family protein — MKVNKRSDILQEITHSYFKFLENAKKDKYHFPVMMGICSFNEVKTLNYKDLMEVNKISDLKLQMKIYEMSLSRGIL; from the coding sequence ATGAAAGTGAACAAAAGAAGCGATATTCTTCAAGAAATAACACACTCATATTTCAAATTCCTTGAAAACGCAAAAAAAGACAAATATCACTTCCCCGTTATGATGGGTATTTGTAGCTTTAATGAAGTAAAAACTCTGAATTATAAAGACTTGATGGAGGTGAACAAAATATCAGATTTGAAACTTCAAATGAAGATATATGAAATGTCTCTATCTAGAGGAATATTATGA